The following proteins are encoded in a genomic region of Corylus avellana chromosome ca4, CavTom2PMs-1.0:
- the LOC132178292 gene encoding receptor-like protein 7 → MGFSPSLFAFMSFLLSLSLFYLIFAGFFSFVHPLCHDDESFALLKFKESFTINQSASDDPSAYPKVSLWKPESGDCCRWRGVKCNEDTGHVISIDLSSSCLYGSINSSSTLFQLVHLQSLNLADNHFNFSRIPTAFRQLSRLTNLDLSASAFSGQITSVILELSNLISLDLSSNYGLKLQKPGLRSIAHRLTNLKELHLSGVDISSTVPNILANLSSLTSLFLRECGLHGEFPIGIFHLPNLRSLSVRYNTYLKGSMPEFNQSSPLEFLGLSGTSFSGELPRSIGNLKSLDYFRATECNFFGPIPSSLANLTQLIMLQLGMNGLRGSIPLSISRLVNLENLDLYSNHLSGTVEFDLFMKLKNLKSLQLSRNNISLLTKPSTNATLLKFEILTLGSCNLNGFPDFLRNQDELGLLDLSANKIHGQIPKRMWSLSKETLWSLELNSNSLTGFDQLPAFLPWTNLRILELSSNKLRGSLPIPPPSIITYSVSNNSLTGQIPQRICNLSSAFTLDLSTNYLSGLLPKCLGNMSESLSVLNLHGNSFRGTIPDTFSEGNELKMIDFSQNQLQGRLPRSMANCTMLEVLNLGHNQMNDTFPFWLGILPELRVLILRSNGIYGAMGNPNSSFDFQNMRIIDLSNNEITGKLPSQYFQTWKAMRIVDVKGLVYLQANESFTTLGSRFFGSYPYSMTFTYKGTERVYEKITDLFIAIDLSGNRFEGKIPEVVGYLKGLQLLNLSNNFLTGPIPSSLVNLTNVEVLDFAQNKLSGVIPLQLVQLTFLAFFNVSHNHLMGPIPHGNQFDTFSNSSYSDNPELCGSPLSNKCGNSRDSPPPPSTFEENQMSTSSFKFGWKVVVMGYGCGFIVGLVVGQIVFRRKYDWVMKTFAIW, encoded by the coding sequence ATGGGTTTCTCGCCTTCTCTGTTTGCCTTCATGAGCTTTCTTCTTTCACTCTCGTTGTTTTATCTTATATTTGctggcttcttttcttttgtgcaTCCACTTTGCCATGATGATGAGAGCTTTGCCTTGTTGAAATTCAAGGAAAGCTTTACCATCAATCAATCTGCATCTGATGATCCCTCCGCTTATCCGAAGGTTTCGTTGTGGAAGCCTGAAAGTGGCGATTGTTGCAGGTGGCGTGGTGTCAAGTGCAACGAGGACACGGGTCATGTGATCAGTATCGACCTCAGCAGTAGTTGTCTTTATGGCTCTATCAATTCCAGTAGCACTCTCTTCCAGCTTGTTCACCTCCAGAGCCTTAATCTTGCCGACAATCACTTTAATTTTTCTCGTATCCCAACTGCTTTTAGACAGCTTTCTAGGCTAACAAACCTCGATCTCTCTGCCTCAGCATTTTCTGGTCAAATCACTTCAGTAATTTTAGAGCTCTCTAACTTAATTTCCCTTGATCTCTCAAGCAATTATGGATTGAAGCTCCAAAAGCCTGGCCTCAGAAGTATAGCTCATAGGTTAACAAACTTGAAAGAACTACATCTTAGTGGGGTTGACATATCATCCACTGTACCCAATATCTTGGCAAACTTATCTTCTTTAACATCTCTATTTCTAAGAGAATGTGGCTTGCATGGTGAGTTTCCCATTGGAATTTTCCATCTACCCAATCTTCGGTCTCTTAGTGTGAGATACAATACATATCTCAAAGGAAGTATGCCAGAATTTAACCAAAGCAGCCCCCTCGAATTTCTGGGACTTTCTGGGACGAGTTTCTCTGGTGAGTTACCGAGATCAATTGGTAACCTTAAGTCCTTAGATTATTTTAGGGCTACAGAATGCAATTTCTTTGGGCCAATACCGTCTTCACTTGCTAACCTTACCCAACTAATCATGCTACAATTAGGAATGAATGGGTTGCGTGGTTCAATTCCACTGTCAATATCTAGGCTTGTGAATCTTGAGAATCTCGATCTATATTCTAATCACTTGAGTGGCACGGTGGAATTTGACTTGTTTATGAAACTCAAAAACCTCAAGTCACTCCAACTATCAAGGAACAATATTTCATTGCTTACAAAGCCAAGTACCAACGCAACTcttctaaaatttgaaattttaactctagGTTCCTGTAACTTGAATGGGTTTCCAGATTTTCTAAGGAACCAAGATGAGTTGGGGCTTTTGGATCTTTCTGCCAACAAAATTCACGGCCAAATTCCCAAACGGATGTGGAGTTTAAGTAAAGAAACTCTTTGGTCATTAGAACTGAATTCCAACTCTCTTACTGGTTTTGATCAACTTCCGGCTTTTCTCCCTTGGACTAATCTACGTATCTTGGAGCTTAGTTCTAACAAGCTTCGAGGGTCACTCCCAATCCCACCACCTTCCATCATTACGTATTCAGTCTCAAACAACTCATTGACCGGACAAATCCCACAACGGATTTGCAATCTAAGTTCAGCTTTTACTCTTGATTTGTCAACCAATTACTTGAGTGGCTTGCTTCCTAAATGTTTAGGCAACATGAGTGAATCTCTCTCAGTTCTAAATCTACACGGCAATAGCTTCCGTGGAACTATTCCCGACACATTCTCAGAAGGAAATGAATTGAAGATGATTGATTTTAGCCAAAATCAATTACAGGGGCGTCTACCAAGATCAATGGCCAATTGTACCATGCTTGAAGTTCTTAATCTGGGACACAATCAGATGAATGATACTTTCCCTTTTTGGTTGGGAATTCTTCCAGAGTTGAGGGTTCTCATTTTGCGATCTAATGGAATCTATGGTGCAATGGGAAATCCTAACAGCAGTTTTGATTTCCAAAACATGCGCATCATTGACCTCTCTAATAATGAGATTACTGGTAAGTTGCCATCTCAATACTTCCAAACTTGGAAAGCTATGCGAATAGTTGATGTTAAGGGTTTAGTGTATTTGCAAGCAAATGAAAGTTTCACAACACTGGGAAGCAGGTTTTTTGGCTCCTACCCTTACTCAATGACATTTACTTACAAAGGCACAGAGAGAGTATACGAAAAAATCACAGATTTATTCATAGCCATTGATCTTTCGGGTAACAGATTCGAAGGGAAAATTCCAGAAGTTGTGGGATATCTAAAAGGACTCCAGTTGCTCAATCTTTCCAACAACTTTCTCACAGGTCCTATCCCTTCTTCCTTGGTGAACTTAACAAACGTAGAAGTATTGGACTTTGCTCAAAACAAGTTGTCTGGTGTGATTCCTCTGCAACTCGTGCAACTCACTTTCCTCGCATTCTTTAATGTCTCTCATAATCATCTCATGGGACCTATACCACATGGGAATCAATTTGACACATTTTCAAACAGTTCTTACAGTGATAATCCTGAATTATGTGGAAGCCCTTTGTCAAATAAATGTGGAAATTCAAGAGACTCACCGCCTCCGCCTTCAACTTTTGAAGAGAATCAAATGTCAACATCCTCATTTAAATTCGGTTGGAAAGTAGTTGTAATGGGATATGGTTGCGGATTCATAGTTGGGCTTGTTGTTGGGCAAATTGTGTTTAGAAGAAAGTATGATTGGGTTATGAAGACTTTTGCAATCTGGTAG
- the LOC132178293 gene encoding receptor-like protein 7, which yields MQPLCHDEESFALLKFKESFTINRSASDDPSAYPKVSLWKPESGDCCKWQGVQCNEDTGHVMSLNLRSSCLYGSINSTSSLFQLVHLQILNLADNHFNFSQIPTGFRQLSKLTNLDLSDSVFSGKIPSEILELSNLISLNLSWNYLELQKPGLRNIAQNLTNLKELDLREVDISSTVPNILANLSSLTSLRLRDCGLHGEFPMEIFHLPNLRFLNVLDNTYLTGSMPEFNRSSPLESLLLADTSFSGEIPNSIGNLKSLKYFTITNCFFSGLVPYSIGNLTQLILLELAANELHGSIPQSISRLVNLEDLNLFSNHLSGTVEFDLFLKLKNLKALQLSYNNISLLTNPSTNITLPKFEFLTLAFLNLSEFPNFLRNQDELGFLDLSGNKIQGQIPKWMWNLSKETLWALHLGFNFLTGFDQLPVFLPWTNLRILELSSNKLQGSLPIPPPSILSYLVSNNTLTGEIPQLICNLSSILILDLSRNYLSGLLPKCLSNLGDSLLVLNLNDNKFHGTIPQIFTKGNKLRMIDFSQNQLHGRLPRSLANCTVLEVLNLGHNQMNDTFPFWLGILPELRVLILRSNGIYGAIRSPNSSFDFSNIRIFDLSNNNITDKLPSQYFQNWKAMRIIDAKDLKYMQVYESFLSPGNEWAAYFPYSMTFTYKGAERVFERILDVFTAIDLSSNRFEGEIPEVVRYLKGLQLLNLSNNFLTGPIPSSLVNLTELEVLDFAKNKLSGVIPLQLVQLTFLSFFNVAHNHLTGPIPHGNQFDTFPNSSFCNNPELCGSPLSKICGNLEDSPPPPSTFEGNQNSSSFEFGWKVVVMGYGCGFIIGLVLGRIVFTKKDKMDCVLIQVEVDFTSVSEMRDERTALIE from the exons ATGCAG CCACTGTGTCATGATGAAGAGAGCTTTGCCTTGTTGAAATTCAAGGAAAGTTTTACCATCAATCGGTCTGCATCTGATGATCCCTCTGCTTATCCGAAAGTTTCATTGTGGAAGCCTGAAAGCGGCGATTGCTGCAAGTGGCAGGGTGTTCAATGCAATGAGGACACGGGTCATGTCATGAGTCTCAACCTTAGAAGCAGTTGTCTTTATGGTTCTATCAACTCTACTAGCAGTCTCTTTCAGCTTGTTCACCTCCAAATCCTTAATCTTGCCGACAACCActttaatttttctcaaattccaaCTGGTTTTAGACAGCTTTCAAAGCTGACAAACCTTGATCTCTCTGACTCTGTATTTTCTGGTAAAATCCCTTCAGAAATTTTAGAGCTCTCTAACTTAATATCCTTAAATCTCTCATGGAATTATTTGGAGCTCCAAAAGCCCGGCCTTAGAAATATAGctcaaaatttaacaaacttGAAAGAACTAGATCTTAGAGAGGTTGACATATCATCCACTGTACCCAATATTTTGGCAAACTTATCTTCTTTAACATCTCTACGTCTAAGAGATTGTGGCTTACATGGTGAGTTTCCCATGGAAATTTTCCACCTACCCAATCTTCGGTTTCTTAATGTGCTAGACAATACATATCTCACCGGAAGTATGCCAGAATTTAACAGAAGCAGCCCCCTTGAATCATTGCTACTTGCTGACACAAGTTTCTCAGGTGAGATACCTAATTCAATTGGTAACCTCAagtctttaaaatattttactattaCCAATTGCTTTTTCTCTGGACTAGTACCGTATTCAATTGGTAACCTTACCCAACTAATCCTTTTAGAATTAGCTGCCAATGAGTTGCATGGTTCAATTCCACAATCAATATCTAGGCTTGTAAATCTTGAAGATCTCAATCTATTTTCTAATCACTTGAGTGGCACGGTGGAATTTGACTTGTTTCTGAAACTCAAAAACCTCAAGGCGCTCCAACTATCCTACAACAATATTTCATTGCTTACAAATCCAAGTACTAATATAACTCttccaaaatttgaatttttaactcTAGCTTTCTTAAATTTAAGTGAGTTCCCCAATTTTCTAAGGAACCAAGATGAGTTGGGGTTTTTGGATCTTTCTGGCAACAAAATTCAAGGCCAAATTCCAAAATGGATGTGGAATTTAAGTAAAGAAACTCTTTGGGCTTTACATCTGGGATTCAACTTTCTAACTGGTTTTGATCAACTTCCAGTTTTTCTCCCTTGGACTAATCTACGCATTCTTGAGCTTAGTTCTAACAAGCTTCAAGGGTCACTCCCAATCCCACCACCTTCCATTCTTAGTTATTTGGTCTCAAACAACACACTTACAGGAGAAATCCCACAGTTGATTTGCAATCTAAGTTCAATTCTTATTCTTGATTTGTCAAGAAATTACTTGAGTGGCTTGCTTCCGAAATGTCTAAGCAACTTGGGTGATTCTCTATTAGTTCTGAATCTAAATGACAATAAGTTTCATGGAACCATTCCtcaaatttttacaaaaggGAACAAATTAAGGATGATTGATTTTAGCCAAAATCAACTACATGGGCGCTTACCGAGATCATTGGCCAATTGTACAGTGCTGGAAGTTCTTAATCTGGGACACAATCAGATGAACGATACTTTCCCTTTTTGGTTGGGCATTCTTCCAGAGTTGAGGGTTCTCATTTTGCGATCTAATGGAATTTATGGTGCAATAAGAAGTCCTAATAGCAGTTTTGATTTCTCAAACATACGCATCTTTGACCTCTCTAATAATAACATTACTGATAAGCTGCCCTCTCAATACTTTCAAAATTGGAAAGCCATGCGAATCATTGATGCAAAGGATTTGAAGTACATGCAAGTATATGAAAGTTTCCTATCACCAGGAAATGAGTGGGCTGCCTACTTCCCTTACTCAATGACATTTACTTACAAAGGCGCAGAGAGAGTATTCGAAAGAATTCTAGATGTATTCACAGCTATTGATCTCTCGAGTAACAGATTTGAAGGAGAAATTCCAGAAGTTGTGAGATATCTTAAGGGACTTCAATTGCTTAACCTGTCCAATAACTTTCTCACAGGCCCTATCCCATCTTCCTTGGTGAACTTAACAGAGCTAGAAGTATTGGACTTTGCTAAAAATAAGTTGTCTGGTGTGATCCCTCTACAACTCGTGCAACTCACTTTCCTCTCATTCTTTAACGTCGCCCATAATCATCTCACGGGACCTATACCACATGGGAATCAATTTGACACATTTCCAAACAGTTCGTTCTGTAATAATCCTGAATTATGCGGAAGCCCTTTGTCAAAGATATGTGGAAATTTAGAAGACTCGCCACCTCCACCTTCAACCTTTGAAGGGAATCAAAATTCCTCCTCATTTGAATTCGGTTGGAAAGTAGTTGTGATG